In a single window of the Hoyosella subflava DQS3-9A1 genome:
- a CDS encoding type II toxin-antitoxin system Phd/YefM family antitoxin produces the protein MRMISSTEAKTKLNALLAEVEATGQPVTITSHGRPVAILSPSAPTPRTFGQLIGKITVPDDFDAPLDESELGLWEGHE, from the coding sequence ATGAGGATGATCAGCAGCACCGAGGCTAAGACGAAACTCAACGCACTCCTGGCCGAGGTCGAGGCGACCGGGCAACCTGTGACGATCACCAGCCACGGTCGGCCCGTGGCGATCCTGTCGCCATCGGCGCCGACACCGCGCACATTCGGTCAACTCATCGGGAAGATCACCGTTCCCGACGACTTCGACGCACCGCTCGACGAATCTGAGCTCGGGCTCTGGGAAGGTCACGAGTGA
- a CDS encoding cytochrome P450 has translation MTTAAQFTDIDLSTVDLTDLSYFQDGPPHELFARMRKEANPHWNALSGGDQPGFWSFTRAADIQAISRDSGTFSSAVGGVFATLRGAAPVEVLREVILGMDPPRHTQQRNVVQAVFTPKLIRQKEIAIRETVNRLIDNIIERGECDFVEEIAVELPLLVIADMLGVPLEDRRQLFEWTNRLSQAAATSDPELGLGALMEIGGYLTGITAARKANPGDDLVSRLVHAEVDGEKLTEQEVALFFGLLMFAGNDTTRNTAAGGMRALIENPGERQKLVDGTATIPNAVEEMLRWVNPVIYFARVATQDATVGGHTVKAGERVVMWYSAGSRDPELVAEPTRFDVSREKTPHLAFGGGGAHFCLGNQLARLELKVLFEELIKRVPDMQFAGPIDRLVSSFSNELTSMPVTFTPGTRLQ, from the coding sequence ATGACAACTGCAGCACAATTCACCGACATCGACCTGTCGACCGTCGACTTGACCGACCTGTCCTACTTCCAAGACGGCCCGCCGCACGAGCTGTTCGCCCGCATGCGCAAGGAGGCCAACCCGCACTGGAACGCGCTGTCCGGTGGTGATCAACCCGGATTCTGGTCATTCACCCGTGCAGCGGATATTCAGGCCATCAGCCGCGATTCCGGAACGTTCTCTTCGGCAGTGGGCGGGGTTTTCGCTACCTTGCGTGGCGCGGCTCCCGTCGAGGTCCTGCGCGAGGTCATCCTGGGCATGGACCCGCCCCGCCACACCCAGCAGCGCAACGTCGTGCAGGCCGTGTTCACCCCGAAGCTGATCCGCCAGAAGGAGATCGCCATCCGGGAAACCGTCAACCGTCTGATAGACAACATCATTGAGAGGGGGGAGTGCGACTTCGTCGAGGAAATCGCAGTCGAACTCCCATTACTTGTCATTGCCGACATGCTCGGCGTGCCGCTGGAAGATCGCCGCCAGCTCTTCGAATGGACCAACCGACTTTCACAAGCAGCAGCCACCTCCGACCCGGAACTCGGCCTCGGTGCCCTCATGGAGATCGGTGGCTACCTCACCGGAATCACCGCTGCACGCAAGGCGAATCCCGGCGATGACCTGGTGTCCCGCCTCGTTCATGCCGAAGTAGACGGCGAGAAGCTCACCGAACAGGAGGTGGCATTGTTCTTCGGGCTGCTGATGTTCGCCGGTAACGACACCACCCGCAACACCGCCGCTGGCGGCATGCGCGCCCTGATCGAGAATCCAGGTGAACGGCAAAAACTCGTCGACGGAACCGCCACGATCCCGAATGCGGTCGAGGAGATGCTGCGTTGGGTCAACCCCGTCATCTACTTCGCACGCGTCGCTACGCAAGATGCCACCGTTGGGGGCCATACGGTGAAAGCCGGCGAGCGGGTCGTCATGTGGTACTCCGCAGGGTCTCGCGATCCAGAACTCGTTGCCGAGCCGACGCGCTTCGATGTATCGCGCGAAAAGACCCCGCACTTGGCATTCGGTGGGGGAGGAGCGCACTTCTGCCTCGGGAACCAGCTCGCCCGGCTCGAACTGAAAGTCCTGTTCGAGGAACTGATCAAGCGCGTCCCGGACATGCAGTTCGCCGGACCGATTGACCGGCTGGTGTCGAGCTTCTCCAACGAATTGACGTCCATGCCCGTCACGTTCACTCCCGGTACACGCCTGCAGTAG
- a CDS encoding SDR family NAD(P)-dependent oxidoreductase — MRLDKATALVTGASSGIGEAVSSHFRREGARLLLTGRKQRIDNAQPEDLYVPGDLNDEAFVADLARQAAETFGTVDVVVLNHGLQASSPLADMAYDDARDVLHSNLLSAFLVMKYFAPLMPAAGGAFVCVSSRLGMVGKPNEVLYSAAKGGLIMLAKGAAIEWAERNIRVNVVAPGLTATPIIEASFQRKGDPEAQRRQREAQIPLQRLATPDEVADAVLFLASSESSYITGAVLPVDGGYTAF, encoded by the coding sequence ATGAGACTTGATAAGGCAACAGCTCTGGTCACGGGCGCCAGCAGCGGGATCGGCGAGGCAGTGAGCAGCCATTTTCGTCGCGAGGGCGCGCGTCTGTTACTCACCGGCCGCAAGCAGCGAATCGACAACGCTCAACCGGAAGACTTGTACGTCCCCGGCGATCTCAATGACGAGGCGTTCGTTGCGGACCTAGCCCGTCAGGCCGCCGAAACGTTCGGCACCGTCGATGTCGTCGTCCTCAACCACGGGCTGCAGGCCAGCAGTCCGCTAGCGGACATGGCTTACGACGACGCGAGGGATGTGCTCCACAGCAACCTGCTGAGTGCCTTCTTGGTGATGAAATACTTCGCACCCCTGATGCCCGCCGCGGGCGGTGCCTTTGTGTGTGTTAGTTCCCGTCTCGGCATGGTGGGCAAGCCCAATGAAGTTCTGTACTCCGCTGCAAAAGGCGGTCTCATCATGCTCGCAAAGGGCGCAGCGATTGAATGGGCCGAACGCAACATCCGCGTCAACGTCGTCGCGCCCGGACTAACCGCGACGCCGATCATCGAAGCATCGTTCCAGCGCAAGGGTGACCCCGAAGCCCAGCGGCGGCAGCGCGAAGCCCAGATACCGCTTCAACGCCTCGCAACCCCCGACGAGGTCGCCGACGCGGTGCTTTTCCTGGCATCGTCCGAATCGTCCTACATCACCGGCGCGGTGCTCCCCGTCGACGGTGGGTATACAGCCTTCTAA
- a CDS encoding RidA family protein has protein sequence MTLPVPQTAKGDSASDRLRALGLELPDLARNAYYVDHRAVGSSIHISGQLPFKDGVLLGQGVVGRDVKLETAQELARHAALNCLAAAVQAVGDLNRVRMVQMLVFVASTPDFGLQSRVANAASELLIEVLGENGRHARTAIGVAGLPLNTPVEIQMVCTAV, from the coding sequence ATGACTCTGCCAGTGCCTCAAACCGCCAAGGGTGACTCGGCTTCGGACCGGCTCCGAGCCTTGGGGCTGGAGCTTCCCGACCTCGCGCGCAACGCGTACTACGTGGACCACCGGGCGGTGGGCTCCAGCATCCATATCTCTGGCCAACTGCCTTTCAAGGACGGTGTGCTGCTGGGTCAGGGCGTTGTCGGCCGGGACGTGAAGCTGGAGACTGCGCAAGAGCTCGCGCGCCATGCCGCGCTCAACTGCCTTGCCGCCGCCGTGCAGGCGGTGGGAGATCTGAACCGGGTCCGGATGGTACAGATGCTGGTCTTCGTGGCGAGTACGCCGGACTTCGGTCTGCAGTCGCGGGTCGCCAACGCGGCCAGTGAATTGCTCATCGAGGTGTTGGGTGAGAACGGACGGCACGCTCGCACCGCGATCGGAGTCGCCGGGCTACCGCTCAACACCCCTGTAGAGATCCAGATGGTGTGCACCGCCGTTTAG
- a CDS encoding GntR family transcriptional regulator — protein sequence MNRKFEWQEQRTTTPDGVYRVLRTAILEGTVPPGEQLRETRIAEDLGISRSPLREALTRLEEEGLVVKVPYRGSFVVEVSAREVGEIASIRALVEPYAAELSAETLRGAQRPRLTQTIEELHRATNTNDVPASIDAHLRFHRLFYDFSGNSVLKSLWNGWETKLRLYLAVDHRTYSDLHELAVEHERLATFALEGDIEGFRRELVSQMKSALRAQQ from the coding sequence TTGAACCGCAAGTTCGAGTGGCAAGAGCAGCGGACGACGACGCCGGACGGTGTCTACCGTGTGCTGCGTACCGCCATTCTTGAGGGAACTGTGCCGCCAGGCGAACAGTTGCGCGAGACGCGCATTGCAGAAGACCTCGGAATAAGTCGGTCCCCGCTCCGTGAAGCGCTAACGAGACTCGAGGAAGAGGGGCTCGTCGTGAAGGTCCCTTACCGGGGGTCCTTCGTCGTGGAGGTGAGTGCGCGCGAAGTCGGCGAGATCGCATCGATCCGCGCACTCGTCGAGCCGTACGCCGCTGAACTCTCGGCCGAAACACTGCGTGGCGCGCAGCGGCCTCGGCTAACGCAGACCATCGAGGAACTGCACCGCGCCACGAACACGAACGATGTCCCGGCCAGCATCGATGCTCATCTTCGCTTCCATAGGCTCTTCTACGACTTCTCGGGTAATTCTGTTCTGAAGAGTCTCTGGAATGGCTGGGAGACCAAACTGCGCCTCTACCTCGCAGTCGATCATCGCACTTACAGTGACCTGCACGAACTCGCCGTTGAGCACGAGCGATTGGCCACGTTTGCGCTGGAAGGTGATATCGAGGGATTCCGCCGGGAACTGGTCAGTCAAATGAAATCTGCGCTCCGAGCTCAACAGTGA
- a CDS encoding haloacid dehalogenase type II: protein MAFEPTPKFATFDMNGTLIRFRINDAIREVLGDRLPAEIADDFLTLCKAYRIDECMGDYKPFHQIVARSMERAARRFGLKFREADARAVYDHVPTWGPYPGVTESLRRLAEAVPLVIITNSDDAHAAQLVQNLQAPFDVVITAEQMGVYKPRLRAFEYMFDKLGAAPEEIVHVSASPMYDLRSAATMGIKNKVYVDRGFEHDEHWLGYERITDIADLPVLFGLPRPAA from the coding sequence ATGGCATTCGAACCCACACCCAAGTTCGCCACGTTCGATATGAACGGAACGCTGATCCGGTTCCGGATCAATGACGCCATCCGTGAGGTCTTAGGCGATCGGCTGCCAGCCGAAATCGCAGATGACTTCCTCACGCTCTGCAAGGCGTACCGAATTGACGAGTGCATGGGCGACTACAAGCCGTTCCATCAGATCGTCGCTCGATCCATGGAACGCGCGGCACGCAGGTTTGGCCTAAAGTTTCGTGAGGCCGACGCGCGGGCGGTGTATGACCACGTCCCCACTTGGGGGCCATACCCGGGCGTCACCGAGTCGCTGCGTCGCCTGGCTGAGGCAGTCCCATTGGTAATTATCACGAACAGTGACGACGCACATGCAGCACAGCTTGTCCAGAACCTGCAGGCGCCGTTCGACGTCGTGATCACAGCCGAGCAGATGGGTGTCTATAAACCACGTCTGCGTGCCTTTGAATATATGTTCGACAAGCTGGGCGCGGCACCCGAGGAAATCGTGCACGTTTCCGCAAGCCCGATGTACGACCTACGCTCCGCGGCCACCATGGGGATCAAGAACAAGGTGTACGTGGACAGGGGCTTCGAGCACGACGAGCACTGGCTCGGCTACGAACGGATTACCGACATCGCCGACCTCCCTGTCCTCTTTGGCCTGCCGCGGCCTGCCGCTTGA
- a CDS encoding aromatic ring-hydroxylating dioxygenase subunit alpha yields MNTNFPTKCWYVAATTRELGAAPLGRRLLGQDIVLWRSSVGNVVAFDDRCAHRGFPLSHGRPEGDRLICGYHGCTYDHSGRCVSVPTQPEVPTGMSVRSYPTFEEGPYIWIWLGSPAASLGSRPPRTPWLTSRDWTSLEENWTEQAHYMMVHEHYLDFSYAPVLHRDELPRGIDQIPPVDAIEVTETTVAYRRHFPAVPLAPWEAEATGLDPAAVYGRRESGLFASPALHIQSWEIDAGDRAYSNRRTHAITPETEDSTHVFMQASYNYGIDDATVAEILGGFASDLIERDRKIVEMATTRVGYNGWRASVEFAGDAAALHARRIVSVMRAKESGRSPLRPGFSSALKTQSITTTIRP; encoded by the coding sequence ATGAACACGAATTTCCCCACGAAGTGCTGGTACGTTGCCGCGACCACGCGGGAGCTGGGCGCAGCACCCCTCGGTCGGCGACTGCTCGGACAGGACATCGTGCTGTGGCGGTCCAGCGTCGGCAACGTCGTTGCGTTCGACGACCGCTGCGCACACAGGGGCTTCCCGCTCTCCCATGGACGGCCCGAGGGCGACCGACTGATCTGCGGATATCACGGATGTACCTACGACCATTCCGGTCGCTGCGTCTCCGTCCCGACCCAGCCCGAAGTCCCGACGGGGATGTCGGTGCGCTCGTACCCGACCTTCGAAGAAGGACCATATATCTGGATCTGGCTTGGGTCGCCAGCCGCGTCCCTCGGAAGCAGACCACCACGTACGCCATGGCTCACCAGCCGGGATTGGACGAGCTTGGAAGAGAACTGGACCGAGCAGGCGCACTACATGATGGTCCACGAGCACTACCTGGACTTCTCGTACGCACCCGTGCTCCACCGCGACGAGCTGCCCCGCGGGATCGACCAGATACCCCCGGTCGACGCCATCGAGGTCACGGAGACCACGGTGGCGTACCGTCGCCACTTTCCTGCGGTCCCGCTGGCGCCGTGGGAAGCCGAAGCCACGGGACTGGATCCTGCTGCGGTCTACGGGCGACGGGAAAGCGGCCTGTTCGCGTCTCCCGCCCTACACATCCAAAGCTGGGAGATCGACGCCGGCGACCGCGCCTACTCCAACCGTCGCACGCACGCAATCACGCCCGAAACCGAGGATTCCACGCATGTGTTCATGCAGGCCTCCTACAACTACGGCATCGACGACGCGACGGTAGCCGAGATCCTTGGGGGTTTTGCGTCGGACCTCATCGAGCGCGACCGAAAGATCGTCGAGATGGCTACTACCCGTGTCGGTTACAACGGGTGGCGAGCCAGCGTCGAATTCGCCGGCGACGCCGCCGCCTTGCACGCCCGCCGCATCGTGTCCGTGATGCGTGCCAAAGAATCGGGGCGCTCGCCCCTTCGCCCGGGTTTCAGCTCGGCACTCAAAACGCAGTCCATCACCACCACCATCCGGCCCTGA
- a CDS encoding FAD-dependent oxidoreductase, with amino-acid sequence MKIMDGQLAVIGLGSVGSMALWQASHLTDSVHGFEAHSPGHARSAVGGDTRLFRMVYRGNPSLYPMLERSRDLWGELEAETGQVLLTNCGGLSIGTADGTYIRSLLETTRANGAAHEVFTPCEMAARYPQHNLRSDDIAVYDPNAGVLRTDRAVTAAVAAAQSNGATVHINTPIDSIQEDAHGVVVTSGEKSWTFENVIVASGGWSRRLMPASLRTATETKRLILTWFVARDPGQFTPEKFPTFSRIYDDRMMYGAPAVDDVTVKATLDGRGRATPDPGSVPRELTPEEIAETTETVSEFLPGLVPTIVRSDAFPELYTEDRNPVVGRLSKSRGIYYVTGFSGGGFKTATGHGHIAAYEALDKQSFDGLEFLRPQRFKTS; translated from the coding sequence ATGAAGATCATGGATGGACAACTCGCCGTCATAGGTCTGGGCAGTGTCGGAAGTATGGCACTGTGGCAGGCGTCGCACCTGACCGATTCCGTCCACGGATTCGAGGCCCACTCCCCCGGCCACGCCCGCAGTGCGGTCGGCGGGGACACCCGCCTATTTCGCATGGTGTATCGCGGCAATCCCAGCCTCTACCCCATGCTGGAACGCTCACGGGACCTCTGGGGCGAACTGGAAGCCGAGACGGGACAGGTCTTACTGACGAACTGCGGTGGCCTCTCCATTGGAACCGCCGACGGAACCTACATCCGCAGCCTGCTCGAAACCACCCGAGCCAACGGGGCCGCGCACGAAGTCTTTACACCCTGCGAAATGGCCGCCCGGTACCCCCAGCACAACCTGCGCTCTGACGACATCGCAGTTTACGATCCCAACGCAGGGGTGCTGCGCACAGACCGTGCCGTTACCGCAGCCGTCGCTGCAGCCCAGAGCAATGGTGCAACGGTCCACATCAACACACCTATCGACTCCATCCAAGAGGATGCACACGGTGTTGTCGTGACTTCGGGCGAGAAATCGTGGACCTTCGAGAACGTCATCGTCGCTAGCGGCGGATGGTCTCGGCGTCTCATGCCCGCTTCCCTGAGGACTGCCACCGAAACCAAGCGGTTGATCCTGACCTGGTTTGTCGCGCGCGACCCAGGCCAGTTCACGCCGGAGAAGTTCCCCACTTTTAGCCGGATCTATGACGACCGCATGATGTACGGGGCACCCGCCGTCGACGATGTCACGGTAAAGGCCACCCTCGACGGCCGTGGGCGCGCAACCCCCGACCCTGGCAGCGTCCCCAGAGAACTCACCCCTGAGGAGATCGCTGAAACCACCGAAACAGTGTCGGAATTTCTCCCCGGCCTGGTTCCAACGATCGTCCGCTCCGACGCCTTCCCGGAGCTCTACACCGAGGACCGAAACCCGGTTGTGGGGCGGCTCAGTAAGTCACGCGGGATCTATTACGTCACCGGCTTCTCCGGCGGTGGATTCAAAACTGCCACCGGGCACGGCCACATCGCTGCGTATGAGGCGCTCGACAAACAGTCATTCGACGGGCTGGAATTCTTACGTCCGCAACGGTTCAAGACGAGCTAG
- a CDS encoding TetR/AcrR family transcriptional regulator, whose product MRLLVTREDYFAAAMKLLATKGAGKLKIAPLCKALGVTTGSFYGYFGSFDGFVTDFLKYWEDTQTERIVQLSNVPPDPADRVRQLKKLGARLPHEAEAAIRSWAHTNPAVEEVQKRVDERRQQALTEVFAPIVGSKREASKLAVIGMTMLVGLQQWRSPVTTRDYNLLFDELERMVLRRVTDRAVS is encoded by the coding sequence ATGCGCTTGCTGGTCACACGCGAGGACTACTTCGCCGCGGCCATGAAGCTGCTGGCAACCAAGGGGGCCGGCAAGCTCAAGATAGCTCCGCTATGTAAAGCACTGGGGGTGACGACCGGTTCCTTCTATGGCTATTTCGGCAGCTTCGACGGGTTTGTCACAGACTTTCTGAAGTACTGGGAGGACACACAGACTGAACGCATCGTGCAACTGTCGAACGTGCCTCCCGATCCTGCCGATCGGGTACGTCAGCTGAAGAAGCTTGGCGCCCGGCTACCGCATGAGGCCGAGGCCGCAATTCGTAGCTGGGCCCACACCAATCCAGCAGTCGAGGAAGTACAGAAACGAGTCGACGAGCGGCGCCAGCAAGCGTTGACTGAGGTGTTCGCACCTATCGTCGGCTCCAAACGCGAGGCCAGCAAGCTTGCGGTGATTGGCATGACCATGCTGGTCGGCCTCCAACAATGGCGGTCGCCGGTGACAACCCGCGACTACAACCTCCTCTTCGATGAACTCGAGCGAATGGTCTTGCGCCGGGTGACAGACCGCGCAGTGTCCTAA
- a CDS encoding alanine racemase: protein MNRLQRALDAIVERVDTPAPIVLADVMQDNIDRMQSFAAQHNLDVRPHVKTHKCVEIGRRQVDAGAIGITAGNVGEAEVFAAAGFDDIFIAYPVWPTGRKGARIRRLAETTRLRLGVDNFAAIDAIADAMEDDAGRLQVVVEVDCGARRSGAPPDAAGDLATLARKRGLVPVGVFTYPGHGSASPDARKRAAHDQEAALTAAVHSLNAAGISTAVVSAGSTPTVEFSTSSVITEIRPGEYVFNDLNNSRLGACTEDQIALFVAGAVVSDWVSDQRILDVGTKALSREGNLEIGYGAVAGTSAVLSKLNEYHGFLPLPAGDFRPSVGTVIPVVPNHVCPVVINFEELIVTDSTGASLQRWPVDARGFLN from the coding sequence GTGAACCGCCTCCAGCGAGCACTCGACGCGATAGTCGAGCGGGTCGATACTCCGGCACCGATTGTGCTGGCCGACGTGATGCAGGACAACATCGACCGGATGCAGAGCTTCGCCGCCCAGCACAACCTAGACGTCAGGCCGCATGTGAAGACACATAAATGTGTGGAGATCGGCCGGCGGCAGGTCGACGCAGGCGCGATCGGCATCACCGCGGGCAACGTGGGCGAGGCCGAGGTCTTCGCCGCGGCAGGATTCGACGACATATTTATCGCCTACCCAGTCTGGCCCACCGGAAGGAAGGGTGCGCGAATCCGCCGGCTCGCCGAAACCACCCGGCTGCGGTTAGGGGTCGACAACTTCGCCGCAATCGATGCCATCGCGGACGCAATGGAAGACGACGCGGGCCGACTGCAAGTCGTCGTCGAAGTCGACTGTGGTGCTCGCCGCTCCGGGGCGCCGCCTGATGCCGCGGGAGACCTCGCCACCCTCGCCCGCAAGCGCGGACTGGTGCCGGTGGGCGTCTTCACCTATCCAGGGCACGGCAGCGCCAGCCCTGATGCTCGCAAGCGTGCCGCGCACGACCAGGAGGCAGCGCTCACGGCCGCTGTGCACAGCCTCAACGCAGCGGGTATCAGTACGGCGGTGGTCAGCGCTGGTTCGACCCCCACCGTCGAGTTCTCCACGAGCAGCGTGATCACCGAGATCCGTCCCGGCGAGTACGTGTTCAACGATCTGAACAATAGTCGGCTTGGCGCGTGCACCGAAGATCAAATCGCGTTGTTCGTCGCGGGCGCGGTCGTCAGCGACTGGGTCTCCGATCAGCGCATTCTTGACGTAGGTACCAAAGCGCTCAGCCGCGAAGGCAATCTCGAAATCGGCTACGGTGCCGTCGCGGGTACGAGCGCCGTTCTGTCCAAACTCAACGAATACCACGGATTTCTCCCGCTGCCTGCAGGCGATTTCCGTCCCAGCGTCGGCACGGTCATTCCTGTAGTGCCGAACCATGTCTGCCCTGTGGTCATCAATTTCGAGGAACTCATCGTCACCGACAGCACGGGTGCATCGCTGCAGCGCTGGCCGGTCGACGCACGCGGGTTCCTCAACTAA
- a CDS encoding type II toxin-antitoxin system VapC family toxin: MITRTVLLDTNALLWLTAAPNKMSPQVLELLATPSTELVVSAASAWEVSIKTNTGKLPGGQALLSVWDETISNLRAETIAIDSADAIMAGALPWPHRDPFDRMLITQAARRALTLATSDPIMIQGALSPTIDTRRDT; this comes from the coding sequence GTGATCACGCGCACCGTATTGCTGGACACGAACGCCTTGCTCTGGCTGACCGCAGCGCCAAACAAGATGTCGCCACAGGTACTCGAACTCCTCGCCACACCGTCGACCGAACTCGTGGTATCGGCCGCGTCCGCGTGGGAAGTATCGATCAAGACCAACACCGGAAAACTCCCCGGCGGGCAAGCCTTGTTATCTGTCTGGGACGAAACCATCAGCAACCTCCGCGCGGAAACCATCGCGATCGACAGCGCGGACGCGATCATGGCGGGCGCACTCCCCTGGCCCCACCGAGACCCCTTCGACCGCATGCTCATTACGCAAGCCGCCCGACGAGCGCTCACCCTCGCTACAAGCGACCCCATCATGATCCAAGGTGCACTCTCGCCGACGATCGACACCAGACGCGATACCTGA
- a CDS encoding oxidoreductase FAD/FMN-binding protein: protein MDVALALEAAGIDLLEISGGNYEAPATTGIVKNSIASREAYFLSYAEHLSA from the coding sequence TTGGACGTTGCTCTTGCCCTCGAGGCCGCGGGAATCGACCTCCTGGAGATCTCCGGCGGCAACTACGAGGCACCCGCGACGACCGGCATCGTCAAGAACAGCATCGCCAGCCGGGAAGCGTACTTCCTGTCCTACGCCGAACACCTGTCCGCCTGA
- a CDS encoding HD domain-containing protein has translation MTEQTMKIDPVRLAEAVAFAADKHSDQTRKRAEGDGRPRIPYISHLMAVSGMVIEDGGDTDEAIAGLLHDYIEDVDEDGADELEQRFGMRVRDIVIGCSGAKKEEIPDFRTRKQNYLDHLTATRDPATVRVSLADKVHNARSTVSDLEADGPSMWDRFNAGVEDQLWWYSSLSAAYTDHANDGRADEQRAAELRRLVDRMTEISRQ, from the coding sequence TTGACCGAGCAGACCATGAAGATCGATCCAGTGCGATTGGCCGAGGCGGTGGCATTTGCTGCCGACAAGCACAGTGACCAGACCCGCAAGCGCGCCGAAGGGGATGGGCGGCCGCGAATTCCGTATATCAGTCACTTGATGGCTGTATCCGGAATGGTGATCGAAGATGGCGGTGACACTGATGAGGCAATTGCGGGCTTGCTGCACGACTACATCGAGGACGTCGATGAAGATGGGGCCGACGAGCTCGAGCAAAGATTCGGTATGCGGGTCCGCGATATCGTGATCGGGTGCTCCGGTGCCAAGAAGGAAGAGATCCCGGATTTCCGGACTCGTAAGCAGAACTACCTCGATCACCTGACCGCCACCCGCGACCCGGCGACAGTGCGCGTCTCCCTGGCCGACAAGGTCCATAACGCGCGCTCGACTGTCAGCGATCTCGAGGCTGATGGGCCCTCAATGTGGGACCGATTCAATGCTGGCGTGGAGGATCAGCTCTGGTGGTACAGCTCGCTCTCCGCGGCCTACACCGACCACGCGAACGACGGTCGCGCTGATGAGCAGCGGGCTGCGGAACTGCGTCGCCTCGTCGACCGGATGACAGAAATCAGCAGGCAGTGA
- a CDS encoding PDR/VanB family oxidoreductase gives MTPGSAVPTVTSGPSLHEFTTELTVAIRRQVADAVVALELVHSEGDDLPAWEPGAHVDLLLAEGLVRQYSLCGDPRSSDRWHIGVLRDPNSRGGSQHVHEQLCEGATVTVRGPRNHFELVDSPRYQFIAGGIGITPMMPMIAAADRAGADWSLLYLGRSRTTMAFSDDLLQMYGDKVTVWADDERGAMFDLQGSLQTPRTETEVYCCGPGPLMDAVEKLCSHWPEGSLHLERFAARKQTGEEAAAGLDSYQVVCQRSGITVAVEPGISMLEALEDADVPILSSCLDGVCGTCQTRVLEGTPDHRDSLLNAAERASGSVILPCVSRSRTEKLVLDL, from the coding sequence ATGACACCCGGATCAGCGGTTCCCACCGTCACATCAGGGCCCTCACTCCACGAATTCACCACCGAACTGACTGTTGCGATCAGACGCCAGGTCGCCGATGCGGTTGTGGCTCTCGAGTTGGTGCACTCCGAGGGAGATGACTTACCCGCCTGGGAGCCAGGTGCGCATGTCGACTTGCTTCTCGCGGAGGGCCTGGTTCGCCAGTATTCATTGTGTGGCGACCCCCGGTCTTCGGACAGGTGGCACATCGGGGTGCTCCGCGACCCGAACAGTCGCGGTGGCTCACAACATGTGCACGAGCAGTTGTGCGAGGGCGCGACGGTCACCGTCCGAGGGCCACGCAATCACTTTGAGCTCGTTGACTCACCGCGCTACCAGTTCATCGCAGGTGGAATCGGGATCACGCCGATGATGCCGATGATCGCAGCAGCAGACCGTGCAGGGGCTGACTGGTCGCTTCTCTATCTTGGCCGAAGCCGAACGACGATGGCGTTCTCCGACGACCTACTCCAGATGTATGGAGACAAGGTCACTGTGTGGGCCGACGACGAACGCGGCGCGATGTTCGATCTGCAGGGCAGCCTGCAAACGCCGCGCACCGAGACGGAGGTGTACTGCTGCGGCCCGGGGCCCCTGATGGACGCCGTCGAGAAACTCTGCAGTCATTGGCCCGAAGGCAGCCTCCATCTCGAGCGCTTCGCGGCGAGAAAGCAGACGGGAGAGGAAGCCGCAGCCGGGCTCGACAGCTACCAAGTTGTCTGTCAGCGCTCCGGTATCACCGTCGCAGTCGAACCAGGCATCTCGATGCTCGAAGCTCTCGAAGACGCCGACGTACCGATCCTGTCCTCGTGCCTCGATGGCGTGTGTGGCACCTGCCAAACGCGGGTGCTCGAAGGTACCCCAGACCACCGTGACTCACTGCTCAACGCGGCCGAACGTGCCTCGGGCAGCGTCATTCTCCCGTGCGTATCCCGATCCAGGACCGAGAAGCTGGTGCTTGACCTATGA